The sequence below is a genomic window from Campylobacter sp. MIT 12-8780.
AAGCACAAAGTCATCGCAAGTAGCGAAGATCAAAGCTTTTCTTATATCCCAGAATTTGAGTTTTCGCCAAATGCTGATTATGGTTATATTTGCTCAAACAACACTATCTATGGCACGCAGTATAAAAGCTATCCAAAGAGTAAATGCCCTTTAATCGTCGATGCTTCAAGTGATTTTTTCTCAAGAAAGGTTGATTTTAGCAATATAGGTGTGTTGTATGGAGGCGTGCAAAAAAATGCTGGAATTTCAGGGCTTGCTTGTGTGATTATCCGCAAAGATATGCTTGAAAGATCTAAGCAAAAAAACATACCAAGTATGCTTAAATACAGCATTCACAGCGAAAATAATTCTTTATTTAACACACCGCCAACCTTTGCGATTTATATGTTTGCTTTAGAGATGAAATGGCTTTTAGAGCAAGGCGGACTTGATAAGGTGCATGCAAACAATCAAGCCAAAGCTAGGCTTTTGTATAGCACTATCGATGAAAGCAAGGGCTTTTATAAGGGGCATGCAAAGGTTGAGGATCGTTCTTTGATGAATGTGAGCTTTAATATAGCCACAAATGCTGAGCTTGAGCCAATTTTCATCGAAGAAGCCCAAAAGCAAGATATGTTAGGACTTAAAGGACACAGGCTTTTGGGTGGAATTCGTGCGAGTATTTATAATGCTATCACTTTAGAGCAGGTTAAAACCTTGTGTGAATTTATGAAGCACTTTCAAG
It includes:
- the serC gene encoding phosphoserine transaminase, whose translation is MRKINFSAGPSTLPLSILKQAQEELLDYENKGFSIMEISHRTKVFEEVHFEAMNNAKKLYGIDDEYEVLFLQGGASLQFAMIPMNLALNGVCEYVNTGIWTKKAIKEALILGIKHKVIASSEDQSFSYIPEFEFSPNADYGYICSNNTIYGTQYKSYPKSKCPLIVDASSDFFSRKVDFSNIGVLYGGVQKNAGISGLACVIIRKDMLERSKQKNIPSMLKYSIHSENNSLFNTPPTFAIYMFALEMKWLLEQGGLDKVHANNQAKARLLYSTIDESKGFYKGHAKVEDRSLMNVSFNIATNAELEPIFIEEAQKQDMLGLKGHRLLGGIRASIYNAITLEQVKTLCEFMKHFQAKFG